In Prunus dulcis chromosome 1, ALMONDv2, whole genome shotgun sequence, the following are encoded in one genomic region:
- the LOC117613843 gene encoding uncharacterized protein LOC117613843: MGTKMQCKSYLPGYYSVRDLNEDPNNCSWPVYYGDKTLSNRQYCNGFLPRATADAYPGYDKDVVKQTMLEHEAIFKNQVLELHRLYRIQRDLMDDFKRKELHRNQIPMETSLSSSPLVSQITSEDARKWHDSSFPLVNNVYAGPSIPGVEGIHSQSSAVKGNIPKNGLFPSQNGIISKDLEVMESRPTKVRKKMFDLQLPADVYIDSEEGEQFSDEKVSGTPSCQPNKGCKTALEGGTKLFSSNGGKTDCKGDALRSDSCLRSPNGLADLNEPIQFEETNASAYDYHLAYDSFHGKIQRPDLAAKSRLQLLGLAKDISLDSRYVSDNVIQNNSQLENKGSGKEWFSHVLAGQSKSNLESVSECLQTERLPVSSQPMQVSINNVHEPTFYLTDRSKVDLWRERTVCGVEDSERSHEISSSKHPSIFMASHMPSPYSILPSSDVAKSWTHSVSSWENPGSSLSQKSISVQTHPCLNSSATLSKSSQSSVQSNGIFGDRRYLNNHSSSNQGSGSEVPYQNGFHHGSSSGSKEPVRFPSLSCDYQSSSNNHNGGPEHLMSHGSTTHPKGSNCLDVKSGREVNLNVVLSNSSSNEEILQQGLKIIGGEQKHVDHLAAFPWLRAKPASKNEFSNVGKVSKTGERGFFQSSMNNSSNKTEVGKDLNQIFAQDIKSVLSGNDVEARRNELGDIPCKRKLLGFPIFEKSYISKNESSSLTSPSVSISHQPERGGENTRRNRELDINLPCDPSAPELARKNVAEIVVVEEGRDTKVASFRHYIDLNSCISDDEVSLKPSVPSTSVKITVEIDLEAPIVPETDDDVIPGETSAEKQKEISLASQHTAEPPQDELVRVAAEAIVSISSSGPHNHMNESSCDPPEASSTDPLLWFVEIASICGNDLESKFDTVLRGKDGEDKESSLSEEFDYFESMTLKLTETKEEDYMPKPLVPEDLKLEETGNALPANQPRKGQSRRGRQRRDFQRDILPGLVSLSRHEVTEDLQTFGGLMRATGHAWHSGLTRRNSTRNGCGRGRRRAVVSPSPPVATSPACTPLVQQLNNTEMGLEDRSLTGWGKTTRRPRRQRCPAGNPPSVPLT; the protein is encoded by the exons ATGGGAACAAAAATGCAGTGTAAAAGCTACTTGCCAGGGTATTACTCAGTGAGGGATCTTAATGAGGATCCTAACAATTGTAGTTGGCCCGTATATTATGGAGATAAAACATTGTCAAACAGGCAGTATTGCAATGGCTTCTTGCCAAGGGCCACTGCTGATGCTTATCCAGGGTATGATAAGGATGTAGTCAAGCAGACAATGCTTGAGCATGAGGCCATATTCAAGAATCAG GTGCTTGAACTTCACCGGCTGTACAGAATTCAAAGGGACTTGATGGATGatttcaaaaggaaagaacTACATAGAAACCAGATACCTATGGAGACATCATTGTCGTCAAGTCCCTTAGTATCTCAAATTACATCGGAAGATGCTCGTAAATGGCATGATTCCAGCTTTCCTTTGGTAAACAATGTTTATGCTGGTCCATCAATTCCAGGTGTTGAAGGTATCCATTCTCAATCTAGTGCTGTAAAAGGAAACATCCCAAAAAATGGTTTGTTTCCAAGTCAAAATGGGATTATTTCTAAAGATCTTGAGGTGATGGAATCAAGACCCACAAAAGTGAGGAAAAAAATGTTTGATCTTCAACTTCCAGCTGATGTGTACATCGATTCTGAAGAAGGGGAGCAGTTCAGTGATGAGAAAGTTTCTGGCACGCCTAGTTGTCAGCCAAATAAAGGTTGTAAAACAGCACTTGAGGGTGGTACAAAGCTCTTTTCCAGCAATGGTGGGAAGACAGATTGCAAAGGAGATGCTTTGAGATCTGATTCATGTTTGAGGAGCCCAAATGGCTTGGCAGACTTGAATGAGCCTATTCAATTTGAAGAAACCAATGCTTCAGCATACGATTATCATCTGGCCTATGACTCTTTTCATGGAAAGATTCAACGTCCTGATCTGGCTGCCAAGTCAAGGTTGCAGCTTCTAGGTTTGGCAAAGGATATATCACTCGACTCTCGTTATGTAAGTGATAATGTTATCCAGAACAACTCACAATTGGAGAACAAGGGAAGTGGAAAAGAGTGGTTTTCCCATGTTCTTGCAG GGCAAAGTAAAAGCAACCTTGAAAGTGTTTCCGAATGTCTCCAGACAGAAAGGTTGCCTGTATCATCCCAGCCAATGCAAGTTTCTATTAACAATGTTCATGAACCCACTTTCTATCTGACCGATAGAAGCAAGGTGGATTTGTGGAGAGAGAGGACAGTTTGTGGTGTGGAGGATTCCGAAAGAAGTCATGAAATTTCCAGTAGTAAGCATCCAAGTATTTTCATGGCTTCTCATATGCCCAGTCCATATTCCATTCTTCCTTCCTCTGATGTGGCCAAGTCCTGGACACACTCGGTTTCATCTTGGGAAAACCCAGGCAGTAGCTTAAGCCAGAAGTCAATATCAGTTCAAACTCACCCATGTCTTAACTCATCTGCTACCTTGAGTAAGAGTTCCCAGTCATCAGTTCAGAGCAATGGGATTTTTGGAGATAGGCGGTATCTCAACAACCATTCTAGTTCTAACCAAGGTTCTGGGAGTGAAGTGCCATACCAAAATGGGTTTCACCATGGTTCCTCTTCAGGATCTAAGGAGCCAGTTCGCTTCCCTTCTCTCAGCTGTGACTATCAGAGCAGCAGTAACAATCATAATGGAGGCCCTGAACACTTGATGAGTCATGGTTCAACAACGCACCCCAAGGGTTCAAATTGCTTGGATGTGAAGTCTGGAAGGGAAGTAAACTTGAATGTAGTTCTTTCAAACAGCTCATCTAATGAAGAAATACTCCAGCAGGGTCTTAAAATCATAGGGGGAGAACAAAAGCATGTGGACCATCTTGCAGCTTTTCCCTGGCTAAGAGCTAAGCCTGCTTCTAAGAATGAGTTTTCCAACGTGGGCAAAGTTTCAAAGACTGGCGAGCGGGGTTTCTTTCAATCTTCTATGAATAATTCATCCAATAAAACTGAAGTTGGAAAGGATTTGAATCAAATTTTTGCTCAGGATATAAAATCTGTTTTGTCTGGAAATGATGTTGAGGCCAGAAGGAATGAACTAGGTGACATCCCATGCAAGAGAAAACTTCTTGGATTTCCTATTTTTGAGAAGTCTTATATTTCTAAGAACGAGTCCTCTTCCCTTACCTCCCCTTCTGTGTCTATTTCTCATCAACCTGAGAGAGGAGGGGAAAATACCAGGAGAAACAGAGAACTGGATATCAACTTGCCTTGTGATCCTTCAGCACCTGAGTTGGCCAGAAAAAATGTAGCAGAAATTGTAGTTgtagaagaaggaagagataCAAAAGTTGCCAGTTTCAGACATTACATTGATTTGAACTCGTGTATCAGCGACGATGAAGTATCTTTGAAACCTTCTGTTCCAAGCACTAGTGTGAAGATTACAGTAGAGATAGATTTGGAAGCCCCCATTGTTCCGGAGACTGATGATGATGTTATTCCTGGAGAAACATCTGCTGAAAAGCAGAAAGAAATCTCTTTAGCATCACAACACACAGCTGAACCTCCTCAAGATGAACTTGTGCGAGTAGCGGCGGAGGCAATAGTTTCCATCTCATCATCTGGTCCTCACAATCATATGAATGAATCATCTTGCGATCCACCAGAAGCTTCTTCAACTGACCCCCTTCTGTGGTTTGTGGAGATAGCTTCTATTTGTGGGAATGATCTTGAGAGCAAGTTTGACACTGTTTTGAGAGGAAAAGATGGTGAAGATAAGGAGTCGTCTTTATCAGAAGAGTTTGATTACTTTGAATCCATGACTTTGAAACTGACAGAGACCAAGGAAGAAGATTACATGCCTAAGCCTCTGGTTCCAGAAGACTTAAAGCTGGAAGAAACAGGAAACGCATTACCAGCAAATCAGCCCAGAAAAGGCCAGTCAAGGAGAGGGAGGCAGCGGAGGGACTTCCAAAGGGATATCCTTCCTGGTCTTGTTTCTTTGTCAAGGCATGAGGTAACAGAAGATCTTCAGACATTTGGAGGGTTGATGCGGGCAACAGGTCATGCATGGCATTCGGGACTGACAAGGAGAAACTCAACAAGAAACGGTTGTGGTAGAGGCAGGCGACGAGCAGTGGTGAGTCCCTCTCCCCCCGTGGCAACTAGCCCAGCTTGCACTCCGCTGGTACAGCAGCTTAATAATACCGAAATGGGGCTGGAAGATAGGAGCCTGACAGGTTGGGGTAAGACTACCAGAAGGCCCCGTAGGCAAAGATGCCCGGCAGGCAATCCTCCATCAGTTCCATTAACCTAA